CCGGTGACGCGGCTAAAGATGGCCTCAACCCCGGCGGGGTTGGCAAAGTAGACCCGCTGCCCGGCATCCACATTGAACTCAAAAAAACTGTGGAACAGGTTGCCGCCCTGCACCGCGCCGCCGCCAATCAGCTCGACGAGATTGCCCTGCACGGGGGCATTGGGAGTCACCGTTGAGCTTTCGGCCCCTAGGCTGGCGTCGGGCACCAGCTGCGCCAGGGTGGGGGGAGCGGCGGCGAGGGTGGCGATCGCCCCTAACACCAACATGCTGCCAACAGGTAGGGTAGAGTAGGGCATAACCAGAGGCCGAGAAAAAGCACCCAAACTTTAGCACCTGTCTCAGTTTTGCGACGGTCAAACTTTGAGATCAGCGAATGGCGTGAGTTATGGGTTTTGAATAACAAGGTTGAACTTGCAAACTTTGCAATAGACAAGTGAGCGAGATGACGTTGCCTCCACTCAAACTGATGTTGCGCAGGTTTCAGCAAGCGGGTTAACGTAACTCTGCAACGTTCTAGCGCTAAGGTTTTATAGGCTTGGCTTAGCGGTGATTTCCCCGTCCTGACCGTCACTTAATCCCTTAGCCCTATGAAACCCTTTGACGAACTTCGGCACAGTTGGCAGCGCCGTTACCCAGCAGAGAAAATGCCGTGGCGGCAGGTGGTGCCCGGTGTGGTGGTGCTGGGGTTGGTGGTGGGTGCTCGGCTGCTGGGGCTGTTTCAGGGCCTGGAGTTAAAAATGCTAGACACGCTGCTGCGCTGGCGACCGGCTGAACCCACCGATGAGCGGGTGCTGATTGTTGGCATTGATGAGGCCGATATTCAACGGTTGGGCACCTACCCCGTGCCCGACGGGGTGCTGGCCGAGCTGCTGCAAACTCTATCCATTCACCAGCCGCGTGCGGTGGGCGTCGATATTTACCGCGACATGGCGGTGGAGCCGGGCCATGAAACCCTGGTTGCAACCCTAGCGACCCAGCCCTACGTAATTGGCATTGAGAATATTTTGAGCAACCCACCGGTGGCAGGGCCAACCCACCTGCCCCCCGAGCAGGTGGGGTTTGTGGATTTTCCCCAGGATGACGATGGGTTTGTGCGCCGCGCCCTGCTGGGGTCACCCAACGCGGTGGGGGAGTTTCGGTTTTCCCTGGCGCTACGGCTAGCGGAGACCTATTTGCAGGCAGAGGGGTTAACCTTGGAGAATGGCCTGCGCAACCCCTGGGCTATGCGCTATGGGGATACAGAATTTACTCAACTTTCTCCCCATAGCGGTGGCTACGTGGAAGCCGATACGGGTGGGCACCAGGTATTGCTCAACGGTCGCAGCGGCCCTCAGCCCTTTCGGCAGGTAACGTTGCAGCAGGTACTCGACAACGCCGTAGATCCCGCCTGGATCGAGAATGCCATTGTGCTGGTGGGCATTACCTCGTCAAGCGCAAAGGACTTTCTCAACTCGGCGGTGGTGGCGTCGGACAGTCCGGGGCTGGTGTATGGGGTGGTGATGCAGGCCCACGCCACGAGTCAGTTGGTGAGTGCGGTGATAGATGATCGCCCCCTGCTGCGCACCTGGCCCGATGGCCTGGAGTATTTGTGGATTGTGCTGTGGGGTGGGGTCGGCACGGTGCTGATCGGGTGGGTCAGGTCGCCCTCCTGGTATCTACTGATCCTGGGCTTGATTGGTCTGGGTTTGGTGGGGGTAAGCTTTGGCCTGCTGTGGCTGGGGGGTTGGTGGATTCCACTGGTGCCGACGCTGGTAGTGTTTAGCGTCAATGGGCTGGTGCTGCCGGGGTTTTATCTGTACGACCAAACCCTGCGATCGCGCATTGCAGAGCGCCAGCAAATTATCGACCAAACCTACAGCGCCATTCACAATGGCCCCCTGCAAACCCTGGCCCTGCTGCTGCGGGAGGCTGAACCCGCCTCCTGGGCCGATGCCCGGCCCAGGCTAGAGCGCCTCAATCAGGAGCTGCGCGATATTCGCGAGAGTCTGCCCGCCGCCGCGCTGCCGGAAAGCGAGGCCATTCCCCTGCACGAACAGCTTTGGAACACCTACACAGCGACTCTGGCGCGGGGTGAGCAAGACTTTCCGGGGCTGCGATCGCTCAAGCTCAAGGTTGTCACCTTTGAACCTCTCAGCACCCTCGGCCTCTCGGCCGACGAGCGGCAGGGTCTCTGTCAGTTTTTAGAAGAGGCGCTGCTCAACGTGGGCAAACACGGGGTAAACGTGACCCGCCTCACCGTAGTCTGCCAGGCTACCGACGCCGAAAATCTAATTCAGGTGATCGATAACGGCCAGGGACCATACTCCCTTGACACCTCGCCGACGGGCACGGGCTGGGGCACCCGGCAGGCTAAACAGCTGGCCCAGCGATTGAAAGGGCAGTTTAAGCGCGAGTTTAGCAGCGCCGGCACCTGTTGCGAGCTACGGTGGCCCTTGGGAGCCCAGCGCCGTCTGGGGTTCAGGATGCTGAATCGATGAGGTAACAGGAGTCAAATTACTCAGGGCAATCTCCCTTTGCCGAAACCGGCAAGGCCGCTGACCGTTAAGCGTCGATGAACTGGCGTAAAATTTTGCTGATTCGCTGGGCCGCTCATTTAATCTTAGGAGCACACCTACAGAACGGTAACTAGGGATGCACAAACCAGCGATCGCGGCGGCACTTTTGGTCCTCGGCAGCCTGACCGGCATTTTTCTGTCGGTGGGCAACCCCAGCTGGGGCAATGAGGTGACCTTAAATTCCTCACCTCTGATTGCCCAAAGCTCAAATCGCCGTGGTTATGAGCCGCCGCCCACGTCTCGAGCACCACGCCGCACGGTGGGAGGCGGGACCCGAGGCGGCTGCGATGGCAGTGCTCCCATCAACCTCACGGCGCTGGGCCCCCAGTCGCACATTGGCGCAACGGCGAAGACTCGCCCCACGTTGGTCTGGTATGTACCCGACGAAACCCCTTACCAAATGCAGCTTCAGCTTTATCGGTACGCGGCTGCCGAGGGTGACGAGTTAACGCCGGTCAAAACCTTCAATCTGGGGGAAAGCCAGTCGGGGTACAGGTTGTTTACTCTGCCTGATGACGAACCCGCGCTAGCGGTGGGCAGCACCTACCGCTGGAAGGTGATTTTGCAGTGCAACCCAGGACGACCTTCCCAGGTGGCGCTAGATGAGGCCGACCTACAGGTGGTGGCCGTAACGAGTGGGGCTGCGATGGGGCAGGGCAATCTGGTCGATCGCGCCGAGCAGGCGATCGTAGCGGGGCTTTGGTACGATGCGATCGCTCTGCTGTCTGAGGCTCCAGTTTCCCCAGAGGCCGTTGCTTACCGCCGCGACCTGCTGGCAGGGCTGGCCGAGCAGGAGGCATTGGACCCCAACGACGGCATCTCTCTATTTAGCGATCGCCTTAGATACCTAGCCGAGCAAGAGTAGTGCCTTAGTCGCAGGCCCGACCCAGCACCAGGCGACCGTCGGGAAGTTGGTAAACGCCATCGGGTTCTTGCAGGCGGGTGGCGGTAGGTTCATCCAGGGCG
This portion of the Leptolyngbya subtilissima AS-A7 genome encodes:
- a CDS encoding DUF928 domain-containing protein, encoding MHKPAIAAALLVLGSLTGIFLSVGNPSWGNEVTLNSSPLIAQSSNRRGYEPPPTSRAPRRTVGGGTRGGCDGSAPINLTALGPQSHIGATAKTRPTLVWYVPDETPYQMQLQLYRYAAAEGDELTPVKTFNLGESQSGYRLFTLPDDEPALAVGSTYRWKVILQCNPGRPSQVALDEADLQVVAVTSGAAMGQGNLVDRAEQAIVAGLWYDAIALLSEAPVSPEAVAYRRDLLAGLAEQEALDPNDGISLFSDRLRYLAEQE
- a CDS encoding sensor histidine kinase, encoding MKPFDELRHSWQRRYPAEKMPWRQVVPGVVVLGLVVGARLLGLFQGLELKMLDTLLRWRPAEPTDERVLIVGIDEADIQRLGTYPVPDGVLAELLQTLSIHQPRAVGVDIYRDMAVEPGHETLVATLATQPYVIGIENILSNPPVAGPTHLPPEQVGFVDFPQDDDGFVRRALLGSPNAVGEFRFSLALRLAETYLQAEGLTLENGLRNPWAMRYGDTEFTQLSPHSGGYVEADTGGHQVLLNGRSGPQPFRQVTLQQVLDNAVDPAWIENAIVLVGITSSSAKDFLNSAVVASDSPGLVYGVVMQAHATSQLVSAVIDDRPLLRTWPDGLEYLWIVLWGGVGTVLIGWVRSPSWYLLILGLIGLGLVGVSFGLLWLGGWWIPLVPTLVVFSVNGLVLPGFYLYDQTLRSRIAERQQIIDQTYSAIHNGPLQTLALLLREAEPASWADARPRLERLNQELRDIRESLPAAALPESEAIPLHEQLWNTYTATLARGEQDFPGLRSLKLKVVTFEPLSTLGLSADERQGLCQFLEEALLNVGKHGVNVTRLTVVCQATDAENLIQVIDNGQGPYSLDTSPTGTGWGTRQAKQLAQRLKGQFKREFSSAGTCCELRWPLGAQRRLGFRMLNR